In one Polaribacter sp. ALD11 genomic region, the following are encoded:
- the gldD gene encoding gliding motility lipoprotein GldD produces MRNLFLLFFLPIFLSCKNDVFPKPKAYLSLTYAEKTYESLKLKRPYTFKVLQNTTIIDDENNWLTIKYPKLKASIDITYRPVNNNIKELLTEAEKLVFKHTAKAEQIIPKDFINEEKKVFGSIYEITGNAASHIQFHVTDSTKNFIKGSLYFYAKPNYDSILPALNYIKEDILRLVETLEWKE; encoded by the coding sequence ATGCGTAACCTATTTTTACTCTTTTTTTTACCTATTTTTCTTTCGTGCAAAAACGATGTTTTTCCAAAACCAAAAGCGTATTTGAGTTTAACGTATGCAGAAAAAACCTACGAGAGTTTAAAGCTTAAAAGACCTTACACTTTTAAAGTTTTACAAAACACAACCATTATTGATGATGAAAATAATTGGCTCACAATTAAATACCCCAAATTAAAAGCATCAATAGATATTACCTACAGACCTGTAAATAACAATATAAAAGAATTACTTACTGAAGCAGAAAAACTCGTTTTTAAGCACACGGCAAAGGCAGAACAAATTATACCAAAAGACTTTATAAATGAAGAAAAAAAAGTTTTTGGTAGCATTTATGAAATTACAGGAAACGCGGCTTCTCACATTCAATTTCATGTTACAGACAGCACAAAAAACTTCATTAAAGGCTCTCTGTATTTCTACGCAAAACCAAACTACGATTCCATTTTACCTGCCTTAAACTATATTAAAGAAGACATTTTACGTTTGGTAGAAACTTTAGAATGGAAAGAGTAA
- a CDS encoding HU family DNA-binding protein, which yields MTKADIVSKISDKSGIEKTDVLATVEAFMTEVKDALENGDNVYLRGFGSFIIKTRAEKTGRNISKNTTIKIPSHNIPAFKPAKTFTEGVKSKVAVK from the coding sequence ATGACGAAAGCAGATATCGTATCTAAAATTTCAGATAAATCAGGAATTGAAAAAACAGATGTTTTAGCAACAGTGGAAGCATTTATGACTGAAGTTAAAGATGCCTTAGAAAATGGGGATAACGTTTATTTAAGAGGTTTTGGTAGTTTTATTATCAAAACAAGAGCAGAAAAAACTGGTAGAAATATTTCAAAGAATACAACTATTAAGATTCCTTCTCATAATATTCCAGCTTTTAAACCAGCAAAAACTTTTACTGAAGGGGTAAAAAGTAAAGTTGCTGTAAAATAA
- a CDS encoding transposase, translated as MITKYSYTIRSSENNEHELTVFFDFPVEIRTIIYTTNLIENLNGKIRKY; from the coding sequence ATTATCACTAAATATTCTTACACCATTAGAAGTTCGGAGAATAACGAGCATGAACTCACTGTATTCTTTGATTTTCCTGTGGAAATAAGAACCATTATTTATACCACAAATTTAATAGAGAACCTAAATGGAAAAATTCGTAAATACTAA
- a CDS encoding endonuclease, with the protein MIKKNYLLILLLFSISISFSQKKEKKYAIRTIAFYNLENLFDTINDTSINDEASPMMELKSNRSKVYWDKIDKLASTIAQIGLDKAKTSPAIIGVSEVENLSVLEDLIKSKHLITKQYGIIHYDSPDKRGIDVALLYQKRYFKPVFHEVFNPNIYRNNRKVFTRDQLLVSGYLDDELIHLIVNHWPSRSGGEAKSRPLREKAAYQNIKIIQKIREKNKHAKILTMGDFNDDPINSSFKKILKTKREKKNVRKNDIYNPYEDLHRRGFNTLAYRDNLNLFDMILISSPLLDKGKKDFSTYKMYKAMIFNKSFLSDKKGKFKGYPFRSFSNGGYTGGYSDHYPVYIYLIKEKK; encoded by the coding sequence ATGATAAAGAAAAACTATTTATTAATACTCTTGTTATTTAGTATCAGTATTTCTTTTTCTCAGAAAAAGGAAAAGAAATACGCCATAAGAACCATAGCTTTTTACAATTTAGAAAATCTTTTTGACACCATAAATGATACTTCTATAAATGATGAAGCAAGTCCAATGATGGAACTGAAATCGAACAGATCTAAGGTTTATTGGGACAAGATTGATAAACTAGCAAGTACCATTGCACAAATCGGACTAGACAAAGCAAAAACAAGTCCTGCAATTATAGGTGTTTCCGAAGTTGAAAACCTGAGTGTTTTAGAAGACTTGATAAAATCGAAGCATTTGATAACAAAACAATACGGAATTATACATTATGATTCACCTGACAAACGAGGAATTGATGTTGCTTTGTTATATCAAAAACGATATTTTAAACCTGTTTTTCATGAAGTATTTAATCCAAATATTTACAGAAACAACAGAAAAGTATTTACACGAGATCAATTGTTAGTATCTGGTTATTTAGATGATGAGTTAATTCATCTAATTGTAAATCATTGGCCTTCTAGAAGTGGCGGTGAAGCAAAAAGTAGACCTTTACGTGAAAAAGCGGCGTATCAAAATATAAAAATTATTCAAAAGATTAGAGAAAAAAATAAGCATGCTAAAATATTAACCATGGGAGATTTTAATGATGACCCTATAAACTCTAGTTTCAAAAAAATATTAAAAACAAAGCGTGAAAAGAAAAATGTTAGAAAAAACGATATTTACAACCCATATGAAGACCTCCATAGAAGAGGCTTTAATACCTTAGCTTACAGAGATAATTTGAATCTTTTTGATATGATTTTAATTTCTTCTCCGTTATTAGACAAAGGAAAGAAAGATTTTTCTACTTACAAGATGTACAAAGCTATGATTTTTAATAAAAGCTTTTTAAGTGATAAAAAAGGCAAGTTCAAAGGTTACCCTTTTAGAAGTTTTTCTAATGGTGGCTATACTGGTGGTTACTCAGATCATTATCCTGTTTATATATATTTAATTAAAGAGAAAAAATAA
- a CDS encoding transposase yields the protein MLISINKNKANNLRNGCTKKKLNTTLGKTDIQVPRDRNSSFNPMIIKKGQNTAEEIKM from the coding sequence ATTCTGATAAGTATCAATAAAAACAAAGCGAATAACTTACGAAATGGTTGCACAAAAAAGAAGCTAAATACTACTTTAGGAAAAACAGATATTCAAGTTCCAAGAGATCGAAATAGTTCTTTTAATCCAATGATTATAAAGAAAGGACAAAATACAGCAGAAGAAATTAAAATGTAA
- a CDS encoding transposase codes for MYFNYFYNRSTNASAESFNAKIKAFRAQFKGMRNIQIFYCNTYI; via the coding sequence ATTTATTTCAACTATTTTTATAATAGAAGCACAAATGCGTCAGCAGAATCTTTTAATGCGAAAATTAAAGCTTTTAGAGCACAATTTAAAGGCATGAGAAATATTCAAATTTTTTATTGTAACACTTACATCTAA
- a CDS encoding DNA mismatch repair protein MutS — MQNPIDFYISTKAELEKEAAILKRKSVNLSVFRFAVFLGTCFLIYLTFGSYPDVFIIAFLGFLLFGFLVSKHINLKRKRNIVDEKIQINKTEISVLNRDFHHLETGEDFVNPAHFYSNDIDLFGKGSFFQYMNRTKTNDGKVILANLLTENKITAILEKQSALKELSEKVAWRQHFGALAGLVSVKNTSKSIVDWIFNYASVFPKYLAKIQVGFSVLSLVLIISVSFGIVPFSYLIIWFFFGLFVTGRFLKKTNNLYVETGKVRETFKQYHVLLDEIENESFTSEILTKKQEIIKSENKKASLIFKEFSKVLDSFDQRNNLVIAVFGNALLLWDIKSACKVEKWISTYKHTVDKWFEVVAFFDAENSLANYHFNHPKFIFPEITSEKEVIKGTNLGHPLLKTDKRIDNDFNIKKEEFFIVTGANMAGKSTFLRTISLSIVMANCGLPVCATSFKYSPIKLITSMRTTDSLTEDESYFYSELKRLKFIVDEIKEEDYFIILDEILKGTNSKDKAIGSKKFVEKLTKSKSTGIIATHDVSLCELENEFPTVKNYYFDAEIIDNELHFDYTLKNGICKNMNASFLLHKMEII, encoded by the coding sequence ATGCAAAATCCTATAGATTTTTATATAAGTACAAAAGCTGAACTAGAGAAAGAAGCAGCCATTTTAAAACGTAAATCGGTTAATTTAAGTGTTTTTAGATTTGCTGTTTTTCTAGGCACTTGTTTTCTAATTTATTTAACTTTTGGTTCTTATCCAGATGTTTTTATTATTGCTTTTTTGGGTTTTTTATTGTTTGGGTTTTTGGTTTCAAAGCACATCAATCTTAAAAGAAAAAGAAATATTGTTGATGAGAAAATTCAAATTAATAAGACAGAAATTAGTGTTCTAAATCGCGATTTTCATCATTTAGAAACAGGAGAAGACTTTGTAAATCCTGCGCATTTTTATAGCAATGATATCGATTTATTTGGCAAAGGATCTTTCTTTCAATATATGAATAGAACGAAAACAAATGATGGTAAAGTTATTTTAGCAAATTTGTTGACAGAAAATAAAATAACAGCAATTTTAGAGAAACAAAGTGCGCTAAAAGAGCTTTCTGAAAAAGTTGCTTGGAGACAACATTTTGGGGCTTTAGCAGGTTTAGTTTCTGTGAAAAATACTTCTAAATCTATTGTAGATTGGATTTTTAATTATGCTTCAGTTTTCCCTAAATATTTAGCGAAAATTCAAGTAGGCTTTTCTGTACTTTCTTTAGTTTTAATTATCTCGGTTTCCTTCGGAATTGTTCCGTTTTCATATCTAATAATTTGGTTTTTCTTTGGACTTTTTGTTACAGGAAGGTTCTTGAAAAAAACGAACAACTTGTATGTAGAAACAGGTAAAGTTAGAGAGACATTTAAACAATATCATGTTTTGTTAGATGAGATTGAAAATGAATCTTTCACTTCAGAAATATTAACAAAAAAGCAAGAAATTATTAAGTCTGAAAATAAAAAAGCTTCTCTAATTTTTAAAGAGTTTTCTAAAGTTTTAGATAGTTTCGATCAAAGAAATAATTTAGTGATTGCTGTTTTTGGAAATGCATTGTTACTTTGGGATATAAAAAGTGCTTGCAAGGTAGAAAAATGGATTTCTACTTATAAACATACAGTCGATAAATGGTTTGAAGTAGTTGCTTTTTTTGATGCAGAAAACTCATTAGCAAATTATCACTTTAATCACCCAAAATTTATTTTTCCAGAAATAACTTCAGAAAAAGAAGTGATTAAAGGAACCAATTTAGGACATCCTTTATTAAAAACGGATAAAAGAATAGATAATGATTTCAATATTAAAAAAGAAGAGTTTTTTATTGTTACAGGAGCAAATATGGCTGGAAAAAGTACGTTCTTAAGAACTATTTCTTTATCTATTGTAATGGCAAATTGTGGTTTGCCTGTTTGTGCAACGTCTTTTAAATATTCGCCAATAAAACTGATTACAAGTATGAGAACTACAGATTCTTTAACGGAAGATGAGTCTTATTTTTATTCAGAATTAAAACGTTTAAAGTTTATTGTTGATGAAATTAAAGAGGAAGATTATTTTATAATTTTAGATGAAATTCTAAAAGGAACCAACAGTAAAGATAAGGCTATTGGTTCTAAGAAGTTTGTAGAAAAATTAACGAAATCTAAATCTACAGGAATTATAGCGACGCATGATGTGAGTTTGTGTGAATTAGAAAATGAGTTTCCTACTGTTAAAAACTACTATTTTGATGCTGAAATTATAGACAACGAATTACATTTCGATTACACGTTAAAAAACGGAATTTGTAAAAATATGAATGCTTCTTTCTTATTACACAAAATGGAAATTATATAA
- a CDS encoding single-stranded DNA-binding protein, producing the protein MAAGTINKVILIGNLGDDVKMHYFDDKNSVGRFPIATSESYTSKQTGEKVTNTDWHNIVVRNKLAEICEKYLSKGDKVYVEGKLKNRQWEQDGVKRYSTEVIVTEMTMLSTKKNSENSVATPQQNTPTTSEPKTVAPEENDDLPF; encoded by the coding sequence ATGGCAGCAGGAACAATAAATAAAGTAATACTTATTGGTAATTTAGGTGATGACGTAAAAATGCATTATTTTGATGATAAAAATAGTGTTGGGCGTTTCCCTATTGCAACTTCAGAAAGCTACACAAGCAAACAAACAGGTGAAAAAGTAACCAATACAGATTGGCACAATATTGTAGTTCGAAATAAACTAGCAGAAATTTGTGAGAAATATTTATCGAAAGGAGATAAGGTTTATGTAGAAGGAAAATTAAAAAATAGGCAATGGGAACAAGATGGTGTAAAGCGTTATTCCACAGAAGTTATTGTTACAGAAATGACCATGCTAAGCACTAAAAAGAACTCAGAAAACAGCGTTGCTACTCCACAACAAAACACACCAACTACCAGTGAACCAAAAACGGTTGCACCAGAAGAAAACGACGATTTACCTTTTTAA
- a CDS encoding gliding motility-associated protein GldE: MDPDPEHLFFLLASFDFITVLNGIVLIALLVSSALISGSEIAFFSLNQTDINQLSNNGKEENIVVNLLDRPRRLLATILITNNFINILIVLLFASLAETLFGNFDLTLDLYFFTLPVRFVLEVILITFLILLFGEVLPKVYASRNALPFAKKMSKFIHAVNILLTPFSMPLIAITKWVEKKFGSKARNFSVETLSQALELTSQGATSKDEQKILQGIVNFGNTETVQIMKPRIDIFAISDDESYEEILNKIQTKGYSRNPVYKENIDNITGVLYAKDLLAHLDKKSFKWQTLLREPFFVPENKKLDDLLVDFRAKKNHLAIVVDEYGGTSGLVTLEDVIEEIVGDINDEFDDEDLSYSRIDNNNYVFEGKTSIKDFCRVLDDEDEEIFEEEKGESETLAGFILEISGKFPKRGEKIIFKNYTFTIEALDKKRIKQVKATRNA; the protein is encoded by the coding sequence TTGGACCCAGATCCCGAACATTTATTTTTTTTATTAGCTTCCTTCGATTTTATTACAGTTTTAAACGGAATTGTTTTAATTGCACTACTTGTTAGTTCTGCATTAATTTCTGGTTCTGAAATTGCTTTTTTCTCATTAAATCAAACAGATATAAATCAACTTTCTAACAACGGAAAAGAAGAAAACATTGTTGTGAATTTATTAGACAGACCTAGAAGACTACTAGCCACTATCTTAATTACCAACAATTTTATAAATATTTTAATTGTACTTTTATTTGCTTCTTTAGCAGAAACTTTATTTGGCAATTTCGACCTTACTTTAGATTTATACTTCTTTACACTTCCTGTTCGGTTTGTCTTAGAAGTAATCTTAATAACTTTCTTAATTCTATTATTTGGCGAAGTCTTACCAAAAGTATATGCTTCTAGAAATGCATTGCCTTTTGCTAAGAAAATGTCTAAATTTATTCATGCTGTTAATATTTTATTAACGCCTTTTAGCATGCCGTTAATTGCAATTACAAAATGGGTTGAGAAAAAATTTGGTAGTAAAGCCAGAAATTTCTCGGTAGAAACCCTGTCTCAAGCTTTAGAATTAACATCACAAGGTGCAACAAGCAAAGACGAACAAAAAATCTTACAAGGAATTGTAAACTTCGGAAACACAGAAACAGTGCAAATAATGAAACCGAGAATAGACATTTTTGCAATTTCTGATGATGAATCTTATGAAGAAATTTTAAATAAAATTCAAACAAAAGGTTACTCTAGGAACCCTGTTTACAAAGAAAATATAGATAATATCACAGGTGTTTTATATGCAAAAGATTTGTTAGCACACCTAGATAAGAAATCTTTTAAATGGCAAACCCTACTAAGAGAACCATTCTTTGTGCCAGAAAATAAAAAGCTAGATGATTTATTAGTAGATTTTAGAGCAAAGAAAAATCACTTGGCAATCGTTGTAGATGAATACGGTGGAACTAGTGGATTAGTGACCCTAGAAGACGTTATAGAAGAGATTGTTGGAGACATAAATGATGAGTTTGATGACGAAGACTTATCTTATTCTAGAATAGACAACAACAATTATGTTTTTGAAGGAAAAACATCTATAAAAGATTTCTGTAGAGTTTTAGATGATGAAGATGAAGAAATTTTTGAGGAAGAAAAAGGAGAAAGCGAAACTTTAGCTGGTTTTATTTTAGAGATTTCCGGAAAATTCCCAAAAAGAGGTGAGAAAATAATCTTTAAGAATTATACGTTTACTATTGAAGCGTTAGATAAAAAACGCATAAAACAAGTAAAAGCAACCAGAAATGCGTAA
- a CDS encoding Rne/Rng family ribonuclease: MKTELIIRSNSSDIDFALLRDGKLIELNNETTGNKFSVGDIFLAKIGKVLTGLNAAFVNVGYPKDGFLHYHDLGAQVNSLNAFIKKVSTGNYKEFTLKNFRFEEDINKDGSVNNVLKSGQNLLVQIVKEPISTKGPRLSSELSIAGRFLVLVPFSNRVSVSQKIEDPKEKERLKRLAKSIKPKGFGVILRTVAEGKKVAELDKDLQNSLERWKKMCKSIANTNTPTKILSELNRASSILRDVMNESFTSIVTNDETLQEEIKEYLQEIYPEKEKIVKLHRSEIPIFEKYGIERQIKTSFGKTVSMSKGAYLVIEHTEALHVIDVNSGNRSNKAGSQEDTALEVNLISATEVARQLQLRDMGGIIVVDFIDMHKVENRNKLFQHLKEQMAFDRTKHKILPPSKFGLVQITRQRVRPELSIKTTEANPNKNGDVEAPIVLLDKIEADLEKFISNPKNKKIQLHLHPFIAAYLLKGVNSIRFKWYLKHKKWITIIPRDAYTYLHYRFKSPKD; the protein is encoded by the coding sequence ATGAAAACAGAATTAATAATTCGTTCAAATTCATCTGATATTGATTTTGCCTTATTAAGAGATGGAAAACTTATTGAATTAAATAATGAAACAACTGGTAATAAATTTTCTGTTGGCGATATTTTTTTAGCTAAAATAGGAAAGGTGTTAACAGGTTTAAATGCAGCTTTTGTAAATGTAGGCTACCCAAAAGACGGGTTTTTACATTATCATGATTTAGGTGCGCAGGTAAATTCATTAAATGCATTCATTAAGAAAGTAAGCACAGGTAATTATAAAGAATTCACTTTAAAAAACTTCCGATTTGAGGAAGACATTAACAAAGACGGTAGTGTAAATAATGTACTAAAATCGGGGCAAAACCTATTAGTACAAATTGTAAAAGAACCAATATCTACAAAAGGACCAAGGTTAAGTTCCGAGTTATCTATAGCAGGTAGATTTTTGGTATTAGTTCCTTTTTCTAACAGAGTTTCAGTTTCTCAAAAAATTGAAGACCCAAAAGAAAAAGAACGATTAAAAAGATTAGCAAAAAGCATAAAACCAAAAGGTTTTGGCGTTATTCTAAGAACTGTTGCCGAAGGAAAAAAAGTAGCAGAACTAGATAAAGATTTGCAAAACTCATTAGAGCGTTGGAAAAAGATGTGTAAAAGTATCGCGAATACAAATACGCCAACAAAAATTTTGAGTGAATTAAACAGAGCATCTTCTATTTTAAGAGATGTTATGAATGAATCGTTTACAAGTATTGTAACCAATGATGAGACTCTTCAAGAAGAAATTAAAGAGTATTTGCAAGAAATTTATCCTGAAAAGGAAAAAATAGTAAAATTGCATAGATCTGAAATTCCTATTTTTGAGAAGTACGGAATAGAAAGACAAATAAAAACATCATTTGGTAAAACAGTTTCTATGAGCAAAGGTGCGTATCTAGTAATAGAACACACAGAGGCTTTGCACGTTATTGATGTAAATAGCGGAAACCGTTCTAACAAAGCTGGTTCGCAAGAAGATACTGCATTAGAAGTAAATCTAATTTCAGCGACAGAAGTAGCACGTCAATTACAATTGCGTGATATGGGCGGAATTATAGTTGTAGATTTTATTGATATGCACAAAGTTGAAAACAGAAATAAATTGTTTCAACATCTGAAAGAGCAAATGGCTTTCGACAGAACAAAACACAAAATATTACCTCCAAGTAAGTTTGGATTGGTACAAATTACAAGACAAAGGGTTAGACCAGAGTTAAGTATAAAAACTACCGAAGCCAACCCAAATAAAAATGGAGATGTAGAAGCGCCAATTGTCTTATTAGACAAAATTGAAGCAGATTTAGAGAAATTTATCTCTAATCCAAAGAATAAAAAGATACAATTACACTTGCATCCTTTTATTGCTGCCTATTTATTAAAAGGCGTAAATTCTATTCGTTTTAAATGGTATTTAAAACATAAAAAGTGGATTACTATTATACCTAGAGATGCTTACACATACTTACATTATAGATTTAAATCTCCAAAAGATTAA
- the mutY gene encoding A/G-specific adenine glycosylase: protein MKFSNTLVYWYLQNNRTLPWRKSKNPYFIWLSEIMLQQTRVAQGLSYYSEFTTTFPTVFDLAKADESTVLKMWQGLGYYSRARNLHFSAKQIVEELNGEFPSTYKEIIKLKGIGDYTASAIASICFNEPTAVVDGNVYRVLSRYFGIHTAINSTSGIKEFKTLAQSLIDKTQPGTFNQAIMDFGALHCKPQNPLCDTCPLSNSCIALEKNLTKELPVKEKKIKVRKRYFNFLVIKTDNNKTMLTERKGKGIWQGLYQFPLIESEKSIDQKEIISSDTFIELFPEETTISLFNEKEIVHKLSHQHLYTQFWVVETKTLKNADVFWKNIQDFPVPVLIANFLEAYQAKK from the coding sequence ATGAAATTTTCTAACACATTAGTATACTGGTATTTACAAAACAACAGAACGCTTCCTTGGCGCAAAAGTAAGAACCCATATTTTATTTGGCTAAGCGAAATCATGTTGCAACAAACAAGAGTTGCTCAAGGTTTGTCTTATTATTCGGAATTTACAACCACTTTTCCAACAGTTTTTGACCTTGCAAAAGCAGACGAAAGTACTGTTTTAAAAATGTGGCAAGGACTGGGTTATTATTCGAGGGCAAGAAATTTACATTTTTCTGCAAAACAGATTGTAGAAGAGCTAAATGGCGAATTTCCATCAACTTATAAAGAAATAATAAAGTTAAAAGGAATTGGAGATTACACAGCATCTGCAATCGCATCAATTTGTTTTAACGAACCAACTGCAGTTGTAGACGGAAACGTTTACAGGGTGCTTTCTCGCTACTTTGGCATTCACACAGCAATCAACTCAACTTCTGGCATTAAGGAGTTTAAAACCCTTGCACAATCTCTTATAGATAAAACGCAACCTGGTACTTTTAATCAGGCTATTATGGATTTTGGCGCACTACACTGCAAACCACAAAATCCGCTATGTGACACCTGTCCTCTTTCTAATAGTTGCATCGCTTTAGAAAAAAACCTGACCAAAGAATTGCCCGTAAAAGAGAAGAAAATAAAAGTTAGAAAACGTTATTTTAATTTTTTGGTGATAAAAACTGATAATAATAAAACAATGCTAACAGAAAGAAAAGGAAAAGGCATTTGGCAAGGATTATATCAATTTCCATTAATTGAAAGCGAGAAGAGCATCGACCAAAAAGAAATTATTTCTTCAGATACTTTTATCGAACTATTCCCAGAAGAAACAACCATTTCACTTTTTAACGAAAAAGAAATTGTTCATAAATTATCTCATCAACATTTATACACACAATTTTGGGTTGTAGAAACCAAAACACTTAAAAATGCTGATGTTTTTTGGAAGAACATTCAAGATTTTCCTGTTCCTGTCTTAATTGCCAATTTTTTAGAAGCTTATCAAGCTAAAAAGTAA